In the Wyeomyia smithii strain HCP4-BCI-WySm-NY-G18 chromosome 2, ASM2978416v1, whole genome shotgun sequence genome, one interval contains:
- the LOC129720118 gene encoding uncharacterized protein LOC129720118 codes for MTLPATQRKPIEKTSSIYTLTPMMDKNGVLRVDGRTGAARRAPSTVKYPIILSYHNRLTALIVDEQHKKLHHGNNETVVNELRQRYYIPKLRTLVKKRSTSCQLCRIRKAKPKVPLMSPLPEARLSSFARPFSYVGLDYFGPITVKLGRSHVKRWIALFTCLTIRAVHVEVASNLSTESCILAVRRFVCRRGFPVVIYSDNGTNFKGAERLLREQIEQGLEATFTSTTTNWKFNPPSAPHMGGSWERLVRSVKTALGATYDNDNISDEDLLTIVIEAESIVNSRPLTYLPIDSAEQESLTPNHFLLGSSSGIRQPIAAAANECSLLKRSWGRIQKLLDRFWKRWVLEYLPTLTKRTKWFEESRAIQPGELVLIIDDTTRNKWTRGRILKVITAADGRARQAEIMTTKGILRRPMAELAILDVSDETGNAHQFHRGENVTKEAKELATLLAVNKRLMP; via the coding sequence ATGACTCTTCCAGCAACTCAACGGAAGCCGATCGAAAAGACCAGCAGCATATATACGCTGACTCCAATGATGGATAAGAATGGTGTCCTGAGAGTTGATGGTCGAACTGGAGCGGCTCGACGAGCACCATCTACTGTTAAGTATCCTATCATTCTTTCCTACCACAACCGGTTAACAGCTTTGATCGTAGATGAACAACACAAAAAATTACACCACGGTAACAACGAGACGGTAGTGAACGAACTACGTCAACGTTACTACATTCCGAAGCTTCGGACCTTAGTTAAGAAGAGAAGTACGAGTTgtcaactttgtcgaatacgcAAAGCGAAACCAAAAGTTCCGCTGATGTCGCCCCTGCCAGAAGCTAGATTGTCTTCATTCGCCCGACCCTTTAGCTACGTTGGGCTTGATTATTTCGGCCCCATCACTGTCAAGCTTGGACGCAGCCATGTAAAACGCTGGATTGCGTTATTTACGTGCTTAACTATTCGTGCTGTACACGTCGAAGTAGCAAGCAACTTAAGCACGGAATCGTGTATTTTGGCTGTTCGCAGATTCGTTTGTCGCAGAGGGTTCCCGGTCGTAATTTACAGCGACAACGGAACTAATTTTAAAGGCGCAGAAAGATTACTGCGAGAACAAATTGAACAGGGCCTGGAAGCAACGTTCACCAGTACGACAACAAATTGGAAATTCAATCCTCCCTCAGCCCCCCATATGGGGGGATCCTGGGAACGATTGGTTCGTTCCGTCAAAACAGCACTTGGCGCTACGTATGATAATGACAATATTTCTGATGAAGACCTTTTAACCATAGTCATCGAGGCAGAATCCATAGTAAACAGCCGTCCGCTGACGTATTTACCCATAGATTCGGCAGAACAAGAATCCCTTACGCCAAATCACTTTTTGCTCGGTAGCTCATCAGGAATACGCCAGCCGATAGCAGCTGCAGCGAATGAATGTTCTCTATTGAAACGATCGTGGGGTCGAATCCAAAAGCTTTTGGACCGATTTTGGAAACGGTGGGTCCTAGAATACTTACCAACTCTAACTAAACGGACGAAGTGGTTTGAGGAAAGTAGAGCCATACAACCGGGCGAACTAGTTCTTATCATCGACGATACGACACGTAATAAATGGACGCGAGGACGCATTCTGAAAGTGATCACCGCTGCAGATGGAAGAGCAAGGCAAGCGGAGATTATGACTACCAAAGGTATTTTGCGTCGGCCTATGGCAGAGTTGGCTATTTTGGATGTGTCTGATGAAACCGGGAATGCTCACCAGTTCCATCGGGGGGAGAATGTTACCAAGGAAGCAAAGGAACTGGCAACTTTGCTCGCCGTTAATAAACGGCTAATGCCGTGA